The proteins below come from a single Macaca fascicularis isolate 582-1 chromosome 9, T2T-MFA8v1.1 genomic window:
- the MARVELD1 gene encoding MARVEL domain-containing protein 1, with the protein MLPPPPRQPPPQARAARGAVRLQRPFLRSPLGVLRLLQLLAGAAFWITIATSKYQGPVHFALFVSVLFWLLTLGLYFLTLLGKHELVPVLGSRWLVVNVAHDVLAAALYGAATGIMSDQMQRHSYCNLKDYPLPCAYHAFLAAAVCGGVCHGLYLLSALYGCGRRCQGKQEVA; encoded by the coding sequence ATGCTCCCGCCGCCACCGCGCCAGCCGCCGCCCCAGGCGCGTGCGGCCCGCGGCGCGGTGCGCCTGCAGCGGCCCTTCCTGCGCAGCCCGCTGGGCGTGTTGcggctgctgcagctgctggccgGCGCCGCCTTCTGGATCACTATCGCCACCAGCAAGTACCAGGGCCCCGTGCACTTCGCGCTCTTCGTGTCGGTGCTCTTCTGGCTGCTTACTCTGGGCCTCTACTTCCTCACGCTGCTGGGCAAGCACGAGCTGGTCCCCGTGCTGGGCTCGCGCTGGCTCGTGGTCAACGTGGCGCACGATGTGCTGGCGGCCGCGCTCTACGGCGCCGCGACCGGCATTATGAGTGACCAGATGCAGCGCCACAGCTACTGCAACCTCAAGGATTACCCGCTGCCCTGCGCCTACCACGCCTTCCTGGCGGCCGCCGTCTGCGGCGGCGTCTGCCACGGCCTCTACCTGCTGTCGGCGCTCTACGGCTGCGGGCGTCGCTGCCAGGGCAAGCAGGAGGTGGCGTGA